Proteins found in one Zea mays cultivar B73 chromosome 1, Zm-B73-REFERENCE-NAM-5.0, whole genome shotgun sequence genomic segment:
- the LOC100278751 gene encoding uncharacterized protein LOC100278751, whose protein sequence is MLLLRGARAASAWAASTAVSAGASSSRSISIRLAPVAALSSGGRKRKGQRRGEAKPPSPPPPPPLPRQGETPSSKKKSGARPSGEGKKSRLVELEEARGPRRPEGGEARKGNTQQQQQQEEKAKAKRLVKWKCASGCGACCKLDKGPDFPIPDEIFADHPDDLQLYRSMIGSDGWCINYDKATRTCNIYQDRPSFCRVEPKIFDELFGVPRSRFDREACSACVDTIKMVYGDDSAELSNFKRVIREESNKLESKNQDTLLDA, encoded by the exons ATGCTCCTGCTGCGCGGCGCCAGGGCGGCGTCGGCGTGGGCGGCATCCACCGCGGTGTCCGCAGGCGCCAGCAGCAGCAGGTCCATATCCATTCGGCTGGCCCCCGTCGCCGCATTGTCCTCGGGCGGAAGGAAGAGGAAGGGCCAGCGGCGGGGCGAGGCCAAGCCCCcgagcccgccgccgccgccgcccctgcctcgGCAGGGCGAGACCCCGAGCAGCAAGAAGAAGTCCGGCGCGAGGCCGTCGGGCGAGGGAAAGAAGAGCCGCTTGGTGGAGCTGGAAGAAGCGCGCGGCCCGCGGAGGCCGGAGGGCGGCGAGGCGAGGAAGGGGAatacgcagcagcagcagcagcaggaggagaAGGCGAAGGCGAAAAGGCTGGTGAAGTGGAAGTGCGCGAGCGGGTGCGGTGCGTGTTGCAAGCTAGACAAGGGGCCCGACTTCCCTATTCCCGACGAGATCTTCGCCGACCATCCCGATGACCTCCAG CTGTACAGGAGTATGATCGGCTCTGATGGATGGTGCATTAACTACGACAAGGCCACCCGCACCTGCAACATCTACCAAG ACCGACCTTCCTTCTGCAGGGTGGAACCAAAGATTTTTGATGAATTATTTGGCGTGCCACGCAGCAGATTTGACCGGGAAGCTTGCAG TGCTTGTGTGGATACCATCAAGATGGTGTATGGTGATGACTCTGCTGAACTCAGTAATTTCAAGCGTGTGATAAGGGAGGAAAGtaacaagctggaaagcaagaacCAAGATACATTGTTGGATGCATAG